In a genomic window of Panthera tigris isolate Pti1 chromosome D4, P.tigris_Pti1_mat1.1, whole genome shotgun sequence:
- the TOMM5 gene encoding mitochondrial import receptor subunit TOM5 homolog yields the protein MFRIEGLAPKLDPEEMKRKMREDVISSIRNFLIYVALLRVTPFILKKLDSI from the exons ATGTTCCGAATCGAGGGCCTCGCGCCGAAGCTGGACCCCGAGGAGATGAAACGGAAGATGCGCGAGGATGTGATCTCCTCCATACGGAACTTCCTCATCTACGTGGCCCTGCTGCGAGTCA caccttTTATCCTAAAGAAACTGGATAGCATATGA